A portion of the Chondrinema litorale genome contains these proteins:
- a CDS encoding glycosyltransferase family 2 protein — protein sequence MIYIVIPVFNRKQFTKDCLDSLRKQTDKRFKIVVVDDGSTDGTSEMLKEEYPEVHVLYGDGNLFWTAATNMGIRYALENNADYVLTLNNDVIAVEDYIEKMYYWAEKEPNSLLGSMALDTKTNKPTYGGEIIHWMSHSYTFLLDVLPENEQTTGIHEVSHFPGRGLLIPKAVFDKIGLYAEKALPHYMADHDFTHKAKRHGFKIFCNYDAKIFTYPEASGDQQNRKKKSLKKYYEHLFGIRGGGNLKNFTIYTFRNCPIYYMPSFLVIGYSKRILGYILH from the coding sequence ATGATCTACATTGTTATTCCTGTATTTAACAGAAAACAATTTACTAAAGATTGTCTTGATTCATTAAGAAAACAAACTGATAAAAGATTTAAAATTGTAGTAGTTGATGATGGTTCTACAGATGGGACATCAGAAATGCTGAAAGAAGAATATCCAGAAGTTCATGTATTATATGGAGATGGTAATCTATTCTGGACAGCTGCTACAAACATGGGGATAAGATATGCGCTTGAGAATAATGCTGATTATGTTTTAACATTGAATAATGATGTTATCGCAGTAGAAGATTATATCGAGAAAATGTATTATTGGGCTGAAAAAGAACCTAATTCACTTTTAGGCTCAATGGCGCTCGATACAAAGACAAATAAGCCTACCTATGGTGGTGAGATTATCCATTGGATGTCTCATTCTTATACTTTCCTTCTAGATGTACTTCCCGAAAATGAACAAACTACTGGAATTCATGAAGTTTCTCATTTCCCCGGTAGAGGGTTGCTAATACCTAAAGCTGTATTTGATAAGATCGGTTTATACGCTGAAAAAGCATTGCCTCACTATATGGCAGACCATGATTTTACTCATAAAGCCAAAAGGCATGGGTTTAAGATTTTCTGTAATTACGATGCTAAAATATTTACTTATCCAGAAGCGAGTGGCGACCAGCAAAATCGTAAAAAGAAAAGCTTAAAGAAATATTACGAGCATCTATTTGGTATTAGAGGAGGGGGAAATCTAAAGAATTTCACTATTTATACATTTAGAAACTGTCCTATATATTATATGCCTTCATTTTTAGTAATAGGTTATTCTAAAAGAATATTAGGTTATATTCTGCATTAA
- a CDS encoding glycosyltransferase family 2 protein: MISVVIPLYNEESVIPKLEKRLVEAAPLWGEEYEIILIDDGSSDGSLELLKVIANKYSFFKIIQLSRNFGHQAAISAGIKIAKGDAVVIMDGDLQDPPEELPRFLAKWKEGNDVVYAIRTRRKEGFIKRVSYFLFYRILGWISDIAIPLDSGDFCVMDKKVVRALNYEFPENIRFIRGLRAFAGFKQVGLTYERAERAAGDVKYTFPKLLQLALDGIFGFSTFPLRLSTYLGIFISIPSFCIGIFFIIHRILDFKIMGYSPSDTPGLATLGVGMFFLGGIMLIILGIIGEYLGRIYVEVKRRPFYIIDEIISSKSDSDNNSLNT; the protein is encoded by the coding sequence ATGATATCGGTTGTAATACCATTATACAACGAAGAGAGTGTAATTCCGAAATTAGAGAAAAGACTGGTGGAGGCAGCACCTTTATGGGGTGAAGAGTATGAGATTATTTTGATTGATGATGGTTCCTCGGATGGTTCTTTGGAATTGCTCAAGGTTATAGCTAATAAATATTCTTTCTTCAAGATTATCCAACTGTCTCGAAACTTCGGTCATCAGGCTGCAATTTCTGCAGGTATAAAAATAGCCAAAGGTGATGCTGTAGTTATTATGGATGGTGATTTGCAAGACCCACCTGAAGAATTACCTAGATTTTTAGCAAAATGGAAAGAAGGTAATGATGTAGTATATGCTATAAGAACGAGAAGAAAAGAAGGGTTTATTAAAAGAGTTTCTTATTTCTTGTTTTATCGAATTTTAGGTTGGATTAGTGACATTGCTATACCACTTGATAGTGGTGATTTTTGTGTGATGGATAAAAAAGTAGTAAGGGCTTTAAATTACGAATTTCCTGAAAATATTCGCTTTATAAGGGGGTTAAGAGCTTTTGCTGGATTTAAACAAGTAGGCTTAACTTATGAGCGTGCAGAAAGAGCTGCTGGTGATGTAAAGTATACTTTCCCTAAATTGTTGCAATTAGCATTAGACGGTATTTTTGGTTTTTCAACCTTCCCACTTAGGTTGTCAACATATCTTGGTATTTTTATATCTATACCTTCTTTTTGTATAGGGATATTTTTTATTATTCATCGTATCCTAGATTTTAAAATTATGGGATATTCACCATCAGATACTCCTGGTTTAGCAACATTGGGTGTAGGGATGTTTTTTTTAGGAGGAATAATGCTAATTATATTAGGAATTATAGGTGAGTATCTTGGTCGAATATATGTAGAAGTAAAACGTAGGCCATTCTATATTATAGATGAGATTATTTCGTCTAAGTCTGATTCTGATAATAATTCCTTGAATACATAG
- a CDS encoding lysylphosphatidylglycerol synthase transmembrane domain-containing protein — MKKYIIGALGILISAIIIYYISRDISIEDIWSNIKQISIWQLLSLMLVYILSFLPRAIRWKLMFPESTRVTFKDSFIAIVAGFAGNNFIPARGGELIRMEVFSRRTKIARLTSLTSVFTEKILDGLVLLLFLLLSISLLNTDLLENIWLKNVLYLSLSIFLIATSAIIILKTNKRLVLKIFEKLLNNKLYVITEGIVEKVYNAIAFLQLNLNSLKIAFLSVLIWTIEGTVFVLAFYYFGLRIPVIVVGFFVLTIVNFGILIPSSPAYLGVFQGMVLLSLSLLNTKEELSLTLGVIIHFAQFFSVTSLAMILFTVSPLKSSVFLKSASKS, encoded by the coding sequence ATGAAGAAATATATTATAGGAGCTTTAGGAATATTAATTTCAGCTATAATAATATATTATATTTCTCGGGATATTTCTATTGAAGATATTTGGAGTAATATTAAGCAAATAAGTATTTGGCAATTGTTGAGTTTGATGCTTGTTTATATTTTATCTTTTTTACCAAGGGCTATACGATGGAAATTGATGTTTCCAGAAAGTACTAGAGTTACCTTTAAAGATAGTTTTATTGCTATTGTAGCTGGCTTTGCCGGCAATAATTTTATACCTGCTAGGGGAGGAGAATTAATACGCATGGAAGTTTTTAGTAGAAGGACTAAAATTGCACGTTTAACCTCTTTAACCTCTGTTTTTACTGAAAAAATCCTAGACGGTTTGGTACTTCTATTGTTTTTGCTGTTATCTATTTCTCTTTTAAATACTGATCTGTTAGAAAATATATGGCTAAAAAATGTACTCTATTTGTCGTTGAGTATTTTTTTAATTGCTACCAGCGCTATTATCATATTAAAAACAAATAAAAGATTGGTATTAAAAATTTTTGAGAAACTCTTAAATAATAAACTTTATGTAATAACAGAAGGAATAGTTGAAAAGGTTTATAATGCTATAGCCTTTCTTCAATTGAACCTAAATTCATTAAAAATTGCCTTTCTAAGTGTGCTTATTTGGACAATTGAAGGAACTGTATTTGTATTAGCTTTTTATTATTTTGGCTTACGAATTCCGGTAATTGTTGTTGGCTTTTTTGTTTTGACAATAGTAAATTTTGGAATATTAATACCCTCATCACCTGCATATTTAGGCGTATTTCAAGGAATGGTACTATTAAGCTTAAGCTTATTAAATACAAAAGAAGAATTATCGCTAACGTTAGGAGTGATAATTCATTTTGCTCAATTTTTTTCGGTAACTAGTTTGGCAATGATTTTGTTTACAGTATCCCCCCTAAAATCTTCTGTTTTTTTAAAGTCTGCTTCAAAGTCTTGA
- a CDS encoding acyltransferase, with protein MLYRIKGVRKIVILVENLIFNFIYKRKLNNKVKIYGFPIITFQNSNFSFGKNITLISESYFSEPGVNHPVMIRLLKPEASLKIGNNVGISGGGICVETNVEIGNDVMMGANSFISDTDFHPIEPKNRRFSRENVKAKPVIIEDNVFIGMNSVILKGVTIGKNSIIAANSTVVKDIPSNEIWGGAPAKFLRKI; from the coding sequence ATGTTGTATAGAATAAAAGGTGTTAGAAAAATAGTTATTTTAGTTGAAAATCTAATATTCAATTTTATCTATAAGAGGAAGCTAAATAATAAAGTCAAAATCTATGGTTTTCCTATTATTACATTTCAAAATAGTAATTTTTCATTTGGTAAAAATATTACTTTAATATCTGAATCATATTTTAGTGAACCAGGAGTAAATCATCCCGTAATGATTCGCTTATTAAAACCAGAAGCTAGCTTAAAAATAGGTAATAATGTAGGAATTAGTGGAGGTGGTATTTGTGTAGAAACTAATGTGGAAATAGGTAACGATGTAATGATGGGAGCTAATTCATTTATTTCAGACACTGATTTTCACCCTATTGAACCAAAAAACAGGAGATTTAGTAGAGAAAATGTAAAAGCAAAGCCTGTAATTATTGAGGATAATGTATTTATTGGAATGAACTCAGTAATACTTAAAGGAGTAACAATAGGAAAAAATTCAATAATAGCAGCTAATAGTACGGTAGTAAAAGATATCCCTTCTAATGAAATATGGGGAGGAGCACCTGCAAAGTTTTTACGAAAAATATAA
- a CDS encoding O-antigen ligase family protein yields the protein MRINIKFIYLLLGIGIVYFTDSLFLSVIVGKDSELQLPVTRVVWIVTFLGSLYLVNYMSSFMRTWCIASALIFLYFILESLYLYGSFFQFPRVFSKVLEIFSIFYVYGFYKKFNGKINVENVVHFIAIFFILNAAIVNRTAFSVVSFAEHDRGFTAESVYFLVIPILYFFNKYFSDKSAKYLFYGGFFLFIVIFLQHRTVWIATSVALFINFLMYRKSGLKIDLSAFIPIALIVFVAAFFVGFFILTNETIVTKLNESIDDLANPTGQGTGSWRWEQFTSYWPFIVDNFLFGMRLQGFELPVQFFDRDNLAFEDGTGHHFHSYYVDRLFYFGITGLLFIMAPVIYYITFLVGKIKKLGLDRIAFLGFVGSAIVYSLSYKIQLNVYASVGFFIYIIETDFLNQQKAEFLEKEEEETHIDEEVVENDVLISPRL from the coding sequence ATGAGAATCAATATAAAATTCATTTATCTACTACTTGGAATTGGCATCGTATATTTTACTGATAGTTTGTTCCTGTCTGTAATTGTAGGAAAAGATAGTGAACTGCAATTACCTGTAACTCGTGTTGTTTGGATTGTAACTTTTTTGGGCTCTTTATATTTAGTGAATTATATGAGCTCTTTTATGCGTACATGGTGTATTGCATCAGCATTAATATTTCTATATTTTATTTTGGAGTCATTGTATTTATATGGTTCCTTTTTTCAGTTTCCAAGGGTTTTCTCAAAAGTATTAGAAATATTTTCAATATTTTATGTATATGGATTTTATAAAAAGTTTAATGGTAAAATTAATGTAGAAAATGTAGTCCATTTTATAGCTATATTTTTTATTTTAAATGCAGCAATTGTTAACAGAACAGCTTTTAGTGTAGTTTCATTCGCAGAACATGATAGAGGGTTTACTGCTGAGTCTGTTTATTTTTTAGTTATACCAATTTTATACTTTTTCAATAAGTATTTTTCTGATAAAAGTGCTAAGTATCTTTTTTACGGAGGTTTTTTCCTGTTCATTGTGATATTTCTTCAACATAGAACTGTTTGGATTGCTACCTCAGTAGCTTTGTTTATCAATTTTTTAATGTACAGAAAGAGCGGACTTAAGATTGATTTAAGTGCTTTTATACCAATTGCTTTAATTGTATTTGTAGCAGCATTCTTTGTTGGGTTCTTTATCCTCACTAATGAGACTATAGTAACAAAATTAAATGAAAGTATTGATGATTTAGCTAATCCAACAGGGCAAGGAACTGGTAGTTGGAGATGGGAGCAGTTTACATCTTATTGGCCTTTTATTGTAGATAATTTCCTTTTTGGAATGAGACTACAAGGGTTTGAGTTGCCTGTTCAGTTTTTTGATAGAGATAATTTAGCTTTTGAAGATGGTACAGGTCACCACTTTCACAGTTATTATGTTGATAGACTTTTCTATTTTGGAATTACAGGTTTGTTATTTATAATGGCACCAGTAATTTATTATATTACTTTTTTGGTGGGCAAAATCAAAAAATTAGGATTAGATAGAATCGCTTTTTTAGGGTTTGTTGGTAGTGCTATCGTTTATAGTTTGTCTTATAAAATACAATTAAATGTTTATGCATCTGTAGGCTTTTTTATATATATAATTGAAACTGATTTCCTAAATCAGCAAAAAGCAGAATTTCTTGAAAAAGAGGAAGAAGAAACTCATATTGATGAAGAAGTTGTTGAAAATGATGTTTTGATATCGCCTAGATTATAA
- a CDS encoding glycosyltransferase family 2 protein produces the protein MENQQNKVPKLVCMLRVKDGILFVHDWLESISKIVDEIVVVDNGSTDGTLDVLRAHPKVVSVDETVGFDEGRDKILAHDRAKERNPDWILWVDVDEIFEERLTRDVLNKMMLSPTITRYWFRRFHLHKSENEFEASRQKIYEIASPDRVLWKNQPTGYFKYAKIHCHLIRGITGKSAVTHYRIRHYGNLHKDYLKKKTNLYLSIDPDQKDKYIKHRDQDLPTLKWHEYSEKPVSVTMLNYFLDMLFGFAFIKRKLGKANAES, from the coding sequence ATGGAAAATCAACAAAATAAGGTGCCGAAATTAGTATGTATGCTAAGAGTGAAAGATGGGATTTTGTTTGTGCACGATTGGCTTGAATCTATTTCTAAAATTGTTGATGAAATTGTAGTAGTTGATAATGGTTCTACAGATGGAACTCTTGATGTATTAAGAGCGCATCCCAAAGTAGTTTCTGTAGACGAAACTGTAGGGTTTGATGAAGGAAGAGATAAAATACTTGCTCATGATAGAGCAAAAGAAAGAAATCCTGATTGGATATTGTGGGTAGATGTTGATGAAATTTTTGAGGAAAGATTAACAAGGGATGTCTTAAATAAGATGATGCTATCTCCAACCATTACTAGATATTGGTTTAGAAGATTTCATTTACATAAATCTGAAAATGAATTTGAAGCAAGTCGTCAAAAAATATATGAAATTGCCAGTCCTGATAGAGTACTTTGGAAAAATCAACCAACTGGTTATTTTAAGTATGCTAAAATACATTGTCACCTTATAAGAGGTATTACAGGGAAAAGTGCTGTAACTCATTATAGAATAAGACATTATGGTAACCTTCATAAAGATTACCTTAAGAAAAAGACCAATTTATATTTATCAATAGATCCAGATCAAAAAGACAAATACATTAAGCACAGAGATCAGGATTTACCAACACTTAAATGGCATGAGTATTCTGAAAAGCCGGTATCTGTAACTATGTTAAATTATTTTCTTGATATGTTATTTGGTTTTGCTTTTATAAAGCGAAAATTAGGTAAGGCTAATGCAGAAAGCTAA
- a CDS encoding NAD(P)/FAD-dependent oxidoreductase: protein MNADLVIVGGGITGLAAAYIAAKNGKKVTVLEADKNFGGLLNTFKIAGNRLEFFYHHFFTHDAEINWLVKELGLEDELLFHKSSMGVYQNGEIFPFDSPFDLLKFSPINFFDKLRFGFSSIYMGMFTNWEQYENISALEWLSKWAGKSTTEALWKPMLDIKFGPYASEIPLSWMIGRMKQRLNSRDKGDEKLGYIRGSLQVLLDTLLKTLPKMGVNLINNTSVKEIEIANNEVKYLKTDKGYTITGEQFLFTIPTNITAEILVSSVPQLAAFLQQTKYFGAVCVVLEMTEKLSDIYWLNVAESGFPFGGIIEHTNFIPPENYEGKHIAYISRYFADSEPLAKMSNQEIEALMIPYLKKIYPNFTESQIEKVYTFKTHSAATVCDLNFSKKVPHCKTDIDKLYIANMNHIYPDERSTNNAIRVAAESCKSMGMNADFVPENASLAGKIGFN, encoded by the coding sequence TTGAATGCGGATTTAGTAATAGTAGGTGGAGGGATCACTGGTTTAGCAGCTGCATATATTGCTGCAAAAAATGGAAAAAAAGTAACAGTACTTGAGGCCGATAAAAATTTTGGTGGCTTACTTAACACCTTCAAAATTGCAGGTAATAGGCTGGAGTTTTTTTATCATCATTTTTTCACCCACGATGCCGAAATTAACTGGTTGGTAAAAGAATTAGGGCTTGAAGATGAGCTCCTTTTCCATAAAAGCTCAATGGGGGTTTATCAAAATGGTGAAATTTTTCCCTTTGATTCTCCATTTGATTTACTGAAATTCTCTCCAATAAACTTTTTCGATAAATTAAGGTTTGGTTTTTCCAGTATTTATATGGGAATGTTTACCAATTGGGAGCAATATGAAAATATTTCTGCACTAGAGTGGCTCTCAAAATGGGCAGGTAAGTCTACAACAGAAGCATTATGGAAGCCCATGTTAGATATAAAATTTGGTCCATATGCTTCAGAAATTCCTCTCTCTTGGATGATTGGTCGGATGAAACAAAGGCTAAACTCCAGAGATAAAGGAGATGAAAAGTTAGGTTATATTAGAGGTAGCTTGCAAGTTTTATTAGATACCTTGTTAAAAACACTACCTAAAATGGGGGTAAATCTAATAAACAATACATCAGTTAAGGAAATAGAAATTGCAAATAATGAAGTGAAATATCTGAAAACAGATAAAGGATATACAATTACAGGAGAACAGTTTTTATTTACAATACCTACAAATATAACTGCCGAAATACTGGTGTCATCTGTGCCACAATTAGCTGCTTTTTTACAACAAACTAAGTATTTTGGAGCCGTATGCGTGGTTTTAGAGATGACTGAGAAGCTCAGCGATATATATTGGTTAAACGTAGCTGAAAGTGGGTTTCCATTTGGAGGAATTATAGAGCACACCAATTTTATTCCTCCTGAAAACTATGAGGGAAAACATATAGCATATATTTCTAGATATTTTGCGGATAGTGAGCCATTAGCAAAAATGAGCAATCAGGAGATTGAAGCACTAATGATTCCTTATTTGAAAAAAATATATCCTAATTTTACTGAGTCCCAGATAGAAAAAGTTTATACTTTTAAAACACACAGTGCGGCCACAGTTTGTGATTTAAATTTTTCTAAAAAAGTGCCTCATTGTAAAACAGACATAGATAAGCTTTATATAGCAAATATGAATCATATTTATCCTGATGAAAGAAGTACAAATAATGCGATTAGAGTAGCTGCAGAATCTTGTAAAAGTATGGGAATGAATGCTGATTTTGTTCCTGAAAATGCATCGCTAGCAGGAAAAATAGGGTTTAATTGA
- a CDS encoding glycosyltransferase family 4 protein, whose translation MKIGIAGPMSIDLLDFDFNGESVPEGYKFPMTSALVNGVLKKGHEVVAFTTSRGISEPVVFESDKLTICVAPTPEHPLRSPLFASTRKELYNLMIKYKVDVIHALWTYEFPWAAIDTGLPVVVTLQDHASTILKYDMSLYRFMRWCMNYIVLKKAKYLVANSQYMYDLLIKEEQTKASIINNFYSHDMERPLAIDKQKGNYIVSVSNGFGKRKNIGNAMLAFAKVRETFPDLQFYLLGNDMEENGPAHEFARKNNIEDGILFKGLVPFDQVQDIVQNAKICVHPSREESFGMSVLETMLLGTPLVGGDKSGNVPYLLDFGKAGILCDVDDINSIKEALLKLLQDEELSKNIIQNAYKHAVNNYSEDVIIDKYIKKYSEVLNAY comes from the coding sequence ATGAAAATTGGTATTGCAGGACCAATGAGTATAGACCTTTTGGATTTTGACTTTAACGGTGAATCTGTTCCAGAAGGTTATAAATTCCCAATGACATCTGCATTGGTTAATGGCGTTTTAAAAAAGGGACATGAAGTAGTTGCATTTACTACATCAAGAGGAATAAGTGAACCAGTTGTTTTTGAAAGCGATAAATTAACCATCTGCGTAGCTCCAACTCCAGAGCATCCTTTAAGAAGTCCACTATTTGCATCTACTAGAAAAGAGCTTTATAATTTAATGATTAAATATAAAGTAGATGTAATCCATGCATTATGGACATATGAATTTCCATGGGCAGCAATAGATACGGGTTTGCCTGTAGTTGTAACTTTGCAAGATCACGCATCTACCATATTAAAGTACGATATGAGTTTGTACAGGTTTATGCGTTGGTGCATGAATTATATAGTATTAAAAAAGGCTAAATACCTTGTAGCTAATTCACAATACATGTACGATTTATTAATAAAAGAAGAGCAAACTAAAGCTTCTATTATTAATAACTTCTATTCTCATGATATGGAACGCCCATTAGCTATCGACAAACAAAAAGGTAATTACATTGTTTCGGTTTCTAATGGATTTGGCAAAAGAAAAAATATTGGTAATGCAATGTTAGCTTTTGCTAAAGTTAGGGAAACATTTCCAGACTTACAGTTTTACCTCTTGGGTAATGATATGGAAGAGAATGGTCCTGCTCATGAGTTTGCTAGAAAGAATAATATAGAAGATGGAATTTTATTTAAAGGTTTAGTTCCATTTGATCAGGTTCAGGATATAGTGCAAAATGCTAAAATTTGTGTACATCCATCAAGAGAAGAATCATTTGGAATGTCTGTATTGGAAACCATGTTGCTAGGTACTCCATTAGTTGGTGGAGATAAAAGTGGTAATGTTCCTTATCTATTGGATTTTGGCAAAGCAGGTATTTTATGTGATGTAGATGATATTAATAGTATTAAAGAAGCACTACTCAAATTATTACAAGATGAGGAGCTATCAAAAAATATAATTCAGAATGCATATAAACATGCAGTTAATAATTACTCTGAAGATGTAATTATTGATAAATACATTAAAAAATACTCAGAGGTTCTAAATGCATATTAA